In the Puntigrus tetrazona isolate hp1 chromosome 9, ASM1883169v1, whole genome shotgun sequence genome, one interval contains:
- the twist2 gene encoding twist-related protein 2, producing the protein MEESSSSPVSPADSLATSEEELDRQQKRFGRKRRHSKKSSEDGGSPSSVNKRSKKPSPSSTQSFEELQNQRVLANVRERQRTQSLNEAFASLRKIIPTLPSDKLSKIQTLKLASRYIDFLCQVLQSDEMDSKMSSCSYVAHERLSYAFSVWRMEGAWSMSASH; encoded by the coding sequence ATGGAAGAGAGTTCAAGCTCTCCCGTCTCCCCAGCGGACAGCCTGGCGACCAGCGAGGAGGAGTTGGACAGGCAGCAGAAAAGGTTCGGGAGGAAGAGGAGACACAGCAAAAAGTCGAGCGAGGACGGCGGCAGTCCGAGCTCCGTGAATAAAAGGAGCAAAAAGCCGAGCCCCAGCAGCACTCAGTCGTTCGAGGAGCTCCAGAACCAGCGCGTCCTGGCGAACGTCAGGGAGAGGCAACGGACTCAGTCGCTGAACGAAGCCTTCGCGTCTTTGCGCAAAATCATCCCCACGCTCCCCTCGGATAAACTCAGCAAGATACAGACGCTCAAGCTCGCCTCCAGGTACATTGATTTCCTCTGTCAGGTGCTGCAGAGCGACGAGATGGACAGCAAGATGTCGAGCTGCAGCTACGTCGCGCACGAGAGACTCAGTTACGCCTTCTCGGTGTGGAGGATGGAGGGCGCGTGGTCGATGTCCGCGTCCCACTAG